In Carnobacterium sp. CP1, the following are encoded in one genomic region:
- the frr gene encoding ribosome recycling factor, with protein MSTQLLTETKEKMTKIEQAFQRELGTIRAGRANAGLLDRIQVLYYGIPTPLNQIAQISIPEPRVLMITPFDKTALQDIEKALLQSDIGISPNNDGNIIRLVIPQLTEDRRKELAKQVGKESENTKVSVRNVRREAIDALKKAEKNKELTSDDVHGYEEDVQKLTDASIKNIDAIAAEKEKELLDV; from the coding sequence ATGAGTACACAGTTATTAACTGAAACTAAAGAAAAAATGACTAAAATAGAACAAGCTTTCCAACGCGAATTGGGAACGATCCGCGCAGGACGTGCCAATGCAGGTCTATTGGACCGTATCCAAGTTCTTTATTATGGGATTCCAACTCCATTGAATCAAATCGCTCAAATTTCGATACCAGAACCACGGGTATTAATGATTACGCCTTTTGATAAAACAGCGCTTCAAGATATTGAAAAAGCTTTGTTGCAAAGCGATATCGGAATCAGCCCTAATAATGACGGTAATATTATTCGCTTAGTGATTCCGCAACTAACAGAAGATAGACGGAAAGAGCTAGCGAAACAAGTAGGCAAAGAATCTGAAAATACAAAAGTTTCGGTTCGAAATGTTCGTCGTGAAGCGATTGATGCATTGAAAAAAGCTGAAAAAAATAAAGAATTAACGTCGGACGATGTACATGGCTATGAAGAAGATGTTCAAAAATTAACGGATGCAAGCATTAAGAATATTGATGCAATTGCTGCAGAAAAAGAAAAAGAACTGTTAGACGTTTAA